One genomic window of Neisseria sp. oral taxon 014 str. F0314 includes the following:
- a CDS encoding efflux RND transporter periplasmic adaptor subunit has product MKWVAILIAAVVAVYAVWSFFQPEEQVKYLTETVKRGNIHQTVSATGEISPSNLVTVGSQASGQIKKLYVKLGQQVKKGDLIAEINSTTQVNTLNTEKSKLETYQAKLVSAEIALNSAEKKYKREAALWKEKATSKEDFESAQDALAAAKANVAELKASIKQTKISINTAESDLGYTRITATMDGTVVAIPVEEGQTVNAVQSTPTIIQLANLDTMLNKMQIAEGDITKVKAGQDISFTILSEPDEPIKAKLDSVDPGLTTMSLGSYTASTDTTSNAIYYYARALVPNPDGKLSIGMTTQNTIEINGVKNVLLVPTLTIKKRDGKSYVSVLGADGKAVEREITVGLKDSMNTEVKSGLKEGEKVVMSEMSAAEQAEAAQRVMKGGGPPR; this is encoded by the coding sequence ATGAAGTGGGTGGCGATACTTATCGCGGCGGTTGTTGCCGTCTATGCGGTTTGGTCGTTCTTTCAACCCGAAGAACAGGTGAAATATCTTACCGAAACGGTCAAGCGTGGCAATATTCACCAAACCGTATCTGCCACGGGCGAAATCTCGCCGTCGAATCTGGTAACGGTCGGTTCGCAGGCTTCGGGTCAGATTAAGAAACTGTATGTCAAACTCGGACAGCAGGTCAAAAAGGGCGATTTGATTGCCGAAATCAATTCGACCACTCAAGTGAACACGCTCAATACTGAAAAATCCAAGCTGGAAACGTATCAGGCGAAATTGGTTTCCGCCGAAATCGCCCTGAACAGCGCGGAAAAGAAATATAAGCGCGAAGCGGCTTTATGGAAGGAAAAAGCGACTTCCAAAGAGGATTTTGAAAGCGCGCAGGATGCGCTGGCCGCGGCCAAAGCGAATGTCGCCGAGCTGAAGGCTTCCATCAAACAAACCAAAATCTCCATCAATACCGCCGAATCCGATTTGGGCTATACCCGCATTACCGCGACGATGGACGGTACGGTGGTGGCGATTCCGGTGGAAGAGGGCCAAACCGTGAACGCGGTGCAGTCCACGCCGACGATTATCCAACTGGCGAATCTGGATACGATGTTGAACAAAATGCAGATTGCCGAGGGCGACATCACCAAGGTGAAGGCGGGGCAGGACATTTCGTTTACGATTCTGTCCGAACCGGACGAGCCGATTAAGGCGAAACTCGACAGCGTCGATCCAGGCCTGACCACGATGTCGCTGGGCAGCTACACCGCCAGTACCGACACGACTTCCAACGCGATTTACTACTATGCCCGTGCGTTGGTGCCCAATCCCGACGGCAAACTTTCCATCGGTATGACGACGCAGAACACGATTGAAATCAACGGCGTGAAAAACGTTTTGCTCGTGCCGACGCTGACGATTAAAAAACGCGACGGTAAATCGTATGTCAGCGTTTTGGGCGCGGACGGCAAAGCTGTCGAACGCGAAATTACCGTCGGCCTGAAAGACAGTATGAACACCGAAGTCAAAAGCGGTTTGAAAGAAGGCGAAAAGGTAGTGATGTCGGAAATGAGCGCGGCGGAGCAGGCGGAAGCCGCCCAGCGCGTGATGAAGGGCGGCGGCCCGCCGAGATAA
- a CDS encoding type IV pilin protein, protein MKIKQQGFTLIELMIVIVTIALLATIAYPSYAKYIRQTRLAAVRSELLQNARTLERYYTQKRTFKDFSNDSLVQNEYFDISLTRNDAAGFELKAEPNADKNPDENCIIHLSDSGIVWATNKDGTTDDCPGYEKLTDPAQP, encoded by the coding sequence ATGAAAATAAAACAGCAAGGCTTCACCTTAATCGAGCTGATGATTGTCATCGTTACCATCGCCCTACTGGCCACCATCGCCTATCCTTCCTACGCCAAATACATCCGCCAGACCCGCCTGGCCGCAGTGCGTTCCGAACTGCTGCAAAACGCGCGCACCCTCGAACGCTACTATACGCAGAAAAGAACGTTTAAAGACTTCAGCAATGACTCATTGGTACAGAACGAATATTTCGACATCTCACTGACCAGAAACGACGCTGCGGGTTTCGAACTCAAAGCTGAACCGAACGCTGACAAAAACCCCGACGAAAACTGCATCATCCACCTCAGCGACAGCGGCATCGTTTGGGCGACCAACAAAGATGGCACAACCGACGACTGCCCCGGATACGAAAAACTCACCGACCCGGCCCAGCCGTAA
- a CDS encoding YebC/PmpR family DNA-binding transcriptional regulator: MAGHSKWANIQHKKARQDAKRGKIFTRLIKEITVAARMGGGDPGANPRLRLALEKAAENNMPKDNVQRAIDKGTGNLEGVEYIELRYEGYGIGGAALMVDCLTDNKTRTVADVRHAFTKNGGNLGTDGCVAFNFVHQGYLVFEPGVDEDALMEAALEAGAEDVITNDDGSIEVITAPNDWAGVKAALETAGYKSVDGDVTMRAQNETELSGEDAVKMQKLIDALEDLDDVQDVYTSAILDLA, from the coding sequence ATGGCAGGCCATAGCAAGTGGGCGAATATCCAGCATAAAAAAGCCCGTCAAGATGCCAAACGCGGCAAAATCTTCACCCGTTTAATTAAAGAAATCACCGTCGCGGCCCGCATGGGCGGCGGCGATCCCGGCGCCAACCCGCGCCTGCGCCTGGCTTTGGAAAAAGCCGCCGAAAACAATATGCCCAAGGACAACGTGCAGCGCGCCATCGACAAAGGTACGGGCAACTTGGAAGGGGTGGAATATATCGAATTGCGCTACGAAGGCTACGGCATCGGCGGCGCGGCGCTGATGGTGGACTGCCTGACCGACAACAAAACCCGCACCGTCGCCGACGTGCGCCATGCGTTCACCAAAAACGGCGGCAACTTGGGCACCGACGGCTGCGTGGCGTTCAACTTCGTGCATCAGGGTTATTTGGTGTTCGAACCCGGCGTTGACGAAGACGCTCTGATGGAAGCCGCGCTGGAAGCCGGTGCGGAAGACGTTATCACCAACGACGACGGCTCCATCGAAGTCATCACCGCCCCGAACGATTGGGCGGGCGTGAAAGCGGCATTGGAAACCGCAGGCTACAAATCCGTTGACGGCGACGTCACCATGCGCGCCCAAAACGAAACCGAACTTTCCGGCGAAGACGCCGTCAAAATGCAGAAACTGATTGATGCTTTGGAAGATTTGGACGACGTGCAGGATGTTTATACTTCCGCCATACTGGATTTGGCATAA
- a CDS encoding sodium:alanine symporter family protein: MEEMLSALVGAVNLVLWDYLLIYALLGIGLFFTIYLGAPQVTKLGAGFKSVFGGLFAKKDPADKDHKSLSQFQALAVAVSAQIGTGNVAGVATAITAGGPGAVFWMWFSAVLGMSTIFAEALLAQKYRVVSHGKYIGGPAFYITHGLTPKIGRGAARFLSGFFSIALIIALGFIGNATQSNSIASAVTVAFDVPALAVGIGLAALAGLIIVGGVNRIANVAQFVVPFMAVIYIICAVVILFQFSDHISPMINHIFVAAFNPEAVLGGAAGIGMREAVRFGVARGLFSNEAGMGSTPHAHATADVNHPVQQGMAAFVGVFIDTILVCTATALIILLTDADKLGLQGAAVTQQAFVIAFGGFGSQLLAICLTFFAFTTIIGWYYFGESNIRFLFRGRHLGIYRTLVLAAIVLGTLGKVDLVWSLSDMFNGFMVIPNLIALFLLRKEIRAVYTDYLAQKKAGAGLSYQYEFHEFHDNQ, from the coding sequence ATGGAAGAGATGTTGTCTGCGCTGGTGGGCGCGGTCAATCTGGTGTTGTGGGACTACCTGCTGATTTATGCCCTGCTCGGCATCGGCCTGTTCTTCACCATCTATCTGGGCGCGCCGCAAGTTACCAAACTCGGCGCGGGTTTCAAATCGGTATTCGGCGGCTTGTTTGCCAAAAAAGACCCCGCCGACAAAGACCATAAATCATTGTCGCAGTTTCAGGCGCTGGCAGTAGCGGTATCCGCCCAAATCGGTACCGGCAACGTCGCGGGCGTGGCCACGGCGATTACCGCCGGCGGACCGGGCGCGGTGTTTTGGATGTGGTTTTCTGCGGTTTTGGGCATGTCGACGATTTTTGCCGAAGCACTGCTGGCGCAGAAATACCGCGTGGTCAGCCACGGCAAGTATATCGGCGGCCCCGCGTTTTACATCACCCACGGCCTGACGCCGAAAATCGGCCGCGGCGCGGCGCGTTTCCTGTCGGGCTTTTTCTCGATTGCGCTGATTATCGCGCTGGGCTTTATCGGCAATGCGACCCAGTCTAATTCGATTGCTTCGGCGGTAACGGTGGCTTTCGACGTGCCGGCGCTGGCGGTCGGCATCGGCCTGGCGGCACTGGCGGGACTGATTATCGTCGGCGGCGTCAACCGCATCGCCAATGTCGCCCAATTCGTCGTGCCGTTTATGGCGGTGATTTACATCATCTGTGCGGTTGTGATTCTGTTTCAATTTTCCGACCATATTTCGCCGATGATTAACCATATTTTCGTGGCGGCGTTCAATCCGGAAGCAGTGTTGGGCGGTGCGGCCGGTATCGGGATGCGCGAAGCGGTGCGCTTCGGCGTGGCGCGCGGCCTGTTTTCTAACGAAGCGGGGATGGGTTCCACTCCGCACGCCCATGCGACGGCGGATGTAAACCACCCCGTACAGCAAGGGATGGCGGCGTTTGTCGGCGTGTTTATCGACACGATTCTGGTGTGTACCGCCACTGCGCTGATTATCCTGCTCACCGATGCCGACAAACTGGGTTTGCAGGGGGCGGCGGTAACGCAGCAGGCGTTTGTGATTGCCTTCGGCGGCTTCGGCTCGCAGCTTCTGGCGATTTGCCTGACCTTCTTCGCCTTCACCACCATCATCGGCTGGTACTACTTCGGCGAATCCAACATCCGCTTCCTCTTCCGCGGCCGCCATTTGGGCATTTACCGCACGCTGGTACTGGCCGCGATTGTGTTGGGCACGCTGGGCAAAGTGGATTTGGTGTGGAGCCTGTCGGACATGTTCAACGGCTTCATGGTCATTCCGAACTTAATCGCCCTCTTCTTGCTGCGTAAGGAAATCCGCGCGGTTTACACCGACTATCTGGCGCAGAAAAAGGCAGGTGCCGGTTTGTCGTACCAATACGAGTTCCACGAATTTCACGACAACCAGTAA
- a CDS encoding lytic transglycosylase domain-containing protein, which produces MNIKRTLSVSLTLSAAAVLAACSSQPAQQPVTVDVSSSGIPSRKADSQSKILSDYSQYEGALEAAKRGDDVWPQQFLAQASDSAMAENVRNEWLKNLGYRGQWALFQQEYAKLDKDGRAQEVQCYADLNGGNYAKAADLVRETKKLPQGCTRFIESAAASGRLNGDDAWRRVRGLLGNSQTTDARNLAAALGSPFDGGGQGAQEYSLLSVIGKDARKSPAAAAALAGMESGLSRAQSSYAWGVLGHYQALNQNMPAALGYYSRAAERGQFSDEQWEWYARAALRLQRWSDLAAIIQTMPAKLQNDPTWQYWLARSLSAQGDSTRAAALYEKAAASGRNFYALLSAEELGRSVSTRNTVGSSEKGGVKRMEKDGAINRALVLFKQSQTSGDWKMRRQAQAEWRFATRGFNEDNLLAAAQAAFNNQFYDMAINSADRTDTKLDFNLRYPAPFKETTERYATQAGIDPAWVYGLIRQESRFAMGAQSSVGAQGLMQVMPATAREIAGKIGMNSEELYTMDGNIRMGTWYMSDAKRRLQNNEVMATAGYNAGPARARNWQAATPLEGSIYAETIPFTETRDYVKKVMTNATYYASLFNERQTSLKQRMGTVPARY; this is translated from the coding sequence ATGAACATAAAACGCACACTCTCCGTATCCCTGACCCTTTCGGCCGCCGCCGTTTTGGCCGCCTGCTCCTCCCAACCCGCGCAGCAGCCGGTAACGGTCGACGTTTCGAGCAGCGGCATTCCTTCGCGCAAGGCCGACAGCCAGTCCAAAATCCTTTCCGATTACAGCCAATACGAAGGCGCGCTGGAAGCGGCCAAACGCGGCGACGACGTATGGCCGCAACAGTTTCTGGCGCAGGCAAGCGACAGCGCGATGGCGGAGAACGTGCGCAACGAATGGCTGAAAAATCTGGGCTACCGCGGACAGTGGGCCTTGTTCCAACAGGAATACGCCAAACTCGACAAAGACGGCCGCGCGCAGGAAGTGCAGTGTTATGCCGACCTGAACGGCGGCAACTACGCCAAAGCCGCCGATTTGGTGCGTGAAACCAAAAAACTGCCGCAGGGCTGCACCCGCTTCATCGAAAGCGCGGCCGCTTCAGGCCGTCTGAACGGCGACGACGCCTGGCGGCGCGTGCGCGGATTACTGGGCAACAGCCAGACCACCGACGCACGCAATCTGGCCGCAGCACTGGGCAGCCCGTTTGACGGCGGCGGACAGGGCGCGCAGGAATACAGCCTGCTGTCCGTCATCGGCAAAGACGCACGCAAAAGCCCCGCCGCAGCCGCTGCGCTCGCGGGCATGGAAAGCGGCCTGAGCCGCGCCCAAAGCAGCTACGCATGGGGCGTATTAGGCCACTATCAGGCGTTGAACCAAAACATGCCCGCCGCACTGGGCTATTACAGCCGCGCCGCCGAACGCGGCCAGTTCAGCGACGAACAATGGGAATGGTACGCCCGCGCCGCCCTGCGCCTGCAACGCTGGAGCGACTTGGCCGCCATCATTCAGACCATGCCCGCCAAACTGCAAAACGACCCGACATGGCAATACTGGCTCGCCCGCAGCCTGAGCGCACAGGGCGACAGCACCCGCGCCGCAGCCCTGTATGAAAAAGCCGCCGCGTCCGGCCGCAACTTCTACGCCCTGCTGTCCGCCGAAGAACTCGGCAGAAGCGTCAGCACGCGCAACACCGTCGGTTCGTCGGAAAAAGGCGGCGTGAAACGTATGGAAAAAGACGGCGCCATCAACCGCGCATTGGTTCTGTTCAAACAAAGCCAAACCAGCGGCGATTGGAAAATGCGCCGTCAGGCACAGGCCGAATGGCGTTTCGCCACCCGCGGCTTTAACGAAGACAACCTGCTCGCCGCCGCACAGGCCGCGTTCAACAACCAATTCTACGACATGGCCATCAACAGCGCCGATCGCACCGATACCAAGCTGGACTTCAACCTGCGCTACCCCGCCCCGTTTAAAGAAACGACCGAGCGCTACGCAACCCAGGCCGGCATCGATCCCGCATGGGTATACGGCCTCATCCGCCAAGAAAGCCGTTTTGCGATGGGCGCGCAGTCCAGCGTCGGCGCACAGGGCCTGATGCAGGTCATGCCCGCCACCGCCCGCGAAATCGCAGGAAAAATCGGCATGAACAGCGAAGAGCTGTACACGATGGACGGCAACATCCGCATGGGCACATGGTATATGTCCGACGCGAAACGCCGCCTGCAAAACAACGAAGTGATGGCCACCGCAGGCTACAACGCCGGTCCAGCCCGCGCCCGCAACTGGCAGGCCGCCACGCCGTTGGAAGGTTCGATTTACGCCGAAACCATCCCGTTTACAGAAACCCGCGATTATGTGAAAAAAGTGATGACCAACGCGACATACTACGCCTCACTGTTCAACGAACGCCAAACTTCGCTCAAACAACGCATGGGAACTGTTCCGGCACGTTATTGA
- a CDS encoding Tat pathway signal sequence has translation MNMKRSILLPLLLAFSGAALAQPAELSTPIRGITLESTDNLDMTLKLIKSSRKRLTVRLVMDDDDISAYKKVVDALAPHANVMVQILDSEQMPNYSVEKIRRRTTRAMNAFGDKVALWEIGNELNGNWVGSSPQEINAKAQAAYEVVKKRNGKTALTLNYWSSPNCYEKDWEATSKYAESLPASLRNVDYAFLSIYETVCTPAQHPSSNDLARTFNHFKGQFSKATKFGIGEIGTQDESDEQKPATLEEKKRIANYYYGLQQPLYAKMGDRYVGGYFWWYFHRDATLPEVNGGRKDNLWPTLKGLLEQL, from the coding sequence ATGAATATGAAACGCAGTATTTTGCTCCCCCTTCTTCTCGCCTTCAGCGGCGCGGCCCTTGCCCAACCCGCCGAGCTCTCCACTCCGATACGCGGCATCACTTTGGAGAGCACCGACAATCTCGATATGACCCTCAAACTCATCAAATCCAGCCGGAAAAGACTGACGGTCCGCCTCGTGATGGATGATGACGATATTTCGGCTTATAAAAAGGTTGTGGATGCGTTGGCACCCCATGCCAATGTTATGGTGCAGATTCTTGATTCCGAACAAATGCCGAACTACAGCGTGGAAAAAATCCGCAGACGCACCACACGGGCAATGAATGCTTTTGGCGACAAGGTTGCGTTATGGGAAATCGGTAACGAACTCAACGGCAACTGGGTCGGCAGTTCTCCGCAGGAAATCAACGCCAAAGCACAGGCTGCTTACGAAGTCGTCAAAAAACGCAACGGCAAAACCGCGCTTACGCTCAATTATTGGTCCAGCCCGAATTGTTACGAAAAAGACTGGGAAGCTACCTCAAAATATGCAGAAAGCCTGCCAGCCAGCCTGCGCAATGTAGACTATGCTTTCCTCTCTATTTATGAAACTGTCTGTACCCCTGCCCAACACCCAAGCAGCAATGATTTGGCAAGAACATTCAACCACTTCAAAGGCCAGTTCAGTAAGGCTACCAAGTTCGGCATCGGTGAAATCGGTACCCAGGACGAAAGCGATGAACAAAAACCGGCTACTTTGGAAGAGAAAAAACGTATCGCCAATTACTATTACGGTTTGCAACAACCGTTGTATGCCAAAATGGGAGACCGTTATGTCGGCGGCTATTTCTGGTGGTATTTCCACCGTGACGCCACCCTTCCCGAAGTGAACGGCGGGCGGAAAGACAACTTATGGCCGACCCTCAAAGGCTTGCTTGAACAGTTATAA
- the pepN gene encoding aminopeptidase N, whose protein sequence is MSKTVRYLKDYQTPAYRILETDLHFDIAEPQTVVKSRLTVEPQRVGEPLVLDGSAKLLSVKINGAAADYVLEGETLTIAGVPSERFAVEVETEILPAENKSLMGLYASGGNLFTQCEPEGFRKITFYIDRPDVMSKFTTTIVADKKRYPVLLSNGNKIDGGEFSDDRHWVKWEDPFAKPGYLFALVAGDLTVTEDRFTTMSGRNVKIEFYTTEADKPKVGFAVESLKNAMKWDETRFGLEYDLDIFMVVAVGDFNMGAMENKGLNIFNTKFVLADSRTATDTDFEGIESVVGHEYFHNWTGNRVTCRDWFQLSLKEGLTVFRDQEFSGDRASRAVRRIENIRLLRQHQFPEDAGPTAHPVRPASYEEMNNFYTMTVYEKGAEVVRMYHTLLGEEGFQKGMKLYFQRHDGQAVTCDDFRAAMADANGINLDQFALWYSQAGTPVLEAEGRLKNNVFELTIKQTVPPTPDMADKQPMMIPVKIGLLNRNGEAVAFDYQGKRATEAVLLLTEAEQTFLLEGVTEAVVPSLLRGFSAPVHLSYPYSDDDLLLLLAHDSDAFTRWEAAQTLYRRAVAANLAALSDGVELPKHEKLLAAVEKVISDDLLDNAFKALLLGVPSEAELWDGAENIDPLRYHQAREALLDTLAVRFLPKWHELNRQAAKQEHQSYEYSPEAAGWRTLRNVCRAFVLRADPAHIETVAEKYGEMAQNMTHEWGILSAVNGNESDTRNRLLAQFADKFSDDALVMDKYFALIGSSRRSDTLQQVQTALQHPKFSLENPNKARSLIGSFSRNVPHFHAEDGSGYRFIADKVIEIDRFNPQVAARLVQAFNLCNKLEPHRKNLVEQELQRIRAQEGLSKDVGEIVGKILD, encoded by the coding sequence ATGAGCAAAACCGTCCGTTATCTGAAAGATTACCAAACGCCTGCCTACCGCATCCTCGAAACCGACCTGCATTTCGATATTGCCGAACCGCAAACCGTCGTGAAATCCCGTTTGACGGTCGAGCCGCAGAGGGTGGGGGAACCGCTGGTGTTGGACGGTTCGGCGAAACTCTTGTCCGTCAAAATCAACGGGGCGGCGGCGGATTATGTGTTGGAAGGCGAGACGCTGACGATTGCAGGCGTGCCGTCCGAACGCTTCGCCGTCGAAGTGGAAACCGAAATCCTGCCGGCGGAGAACAAATCGCTGATGGGGCTGTATGCTTCCGGCGGCAATCTGTTTACCCAATGCGAGCCGGAGGGCTTCCGCAAAATCACGTTCTACATCGACCGTCCGGATGTGATGTCCAAGTTCACGACCACCATCGTCGCGGACAAAAAACGCTATCCCGTTTTGCTTTCCAACGGCAACAAAATTGACGGCGGCGAGTTTTCAGACGACCGCCATTGGGTGAAATGGGAAGACCCGTTTGCCAAACCGGGCTATCTGTTTGCTTTGGTTGCGGGTGATTTGACGGTAACGGAAGACCGTTTCACCACCATGAGCGGCAGAAACGTCAAAATCGAGTTTTACACCACCGAAGCGGACAAGCCCAAGGTCGGCTTTGCCGTAGAATCCTTGAAAAACGCGATGAAGTGGGACGAAACGCGATTCGGTTTGGAATACGACTTGGATATTTTCATGGTCGTCGCCGTGGGAGATTTCAATATGGGCGCGATGGAAAACAAGGGTTTGAACATTTTTAACACCAAGTTCGTCCTTGCCGACAGCCGCACCGCCACCGATACCGATTTCGAAGGCATCGAATCCGTGGTCGGACACGAATATTTTCACAACTGGACGGGTAACCGTGTAACCTGCCGCGACTGGTTCCAGCTTTCGCTGAAGGAAGGGCTGACCGTGTTCCGCGACCAAGAGTTTTCCGGCGACCGCGCCAGCCGCGCCGTACGCCGCATCGAAAACATCCGCCTGCTGCGCCAGCACCAGTTTCCCGAAGACGCAGGCCCGACCGCGCATCCGGTGCGCCCCGCCAGCTATGAGGAGATGAATAATTTCTACACCATGACCGTTTATGAAAAAGGCGCGGAAGTGGTGCGGATGTATCACACCCTGCTCGGTGAAGAGGGCTTCCAGAAAGGCATGAAGCTCTATTTCCAACGCCACGACGGGCAAGCCGTGACCTGCGACGATTTCCGTGCGGCGATGGCGGACGCGAACGGCATCAATCTCGACCAGTTCGCCTTGTGGTACAGCCAGGCGGGAACGCCCGTTTTGGAAGCGGAAGGTCGTCTGAAAAACAATGTGTTCGAGTTGACCATTAAACAAACCGTGCCGCCCACGCCCGATATGGCGGACAAACAGCCGATGATGATTCCCGTCAAAATCGGGCTGCTGAACCGCAACGGCGAAGCGGTGGCATTCGACTATCAGGGCAAACGCGCGACCGAAGCCGTATTGCTGCTGACCGAAGCCGAACAGACCTTCCTGCTCGAAGGCGTAACCGAAGCCGTCGTTCCCTCGCTGCTGCGCGGCTTCAGCGCGCCGGTGCACCTGAGCTATCCGTACAGCGACGACGACCTGCTGCTCCTGCTTGCCCACGACAGCGACGCCTTCACGCGCTGGGAAGCCGCCCAAACGCTCTACCGCCGCGCCGTCGCCGCCAACCTCGCCGCGCTTTCAGACGGCGTCGAGTTGCCGAAACACGAAAAACTGCTTGCCGCCGTCGAAAAAGTCATTTCAGACGACCTCTTGGACAACGCCTTCAAAGCCCTGCTTTTGGGCGTGCCTTCCGAAGCCGAACTGTGGGACGGCGCGGAAAACATCGACCCGCTGCGCTACCATCAGGCGCGCGAAGCCTTGTTGGATACGCTTGCCGTCCGCTTCCTGCCGAAATGGCACGAATTGAACCGTCAGGCGGCGAAGCAGGAACACCAAAGCTACGAATACAGCCCCGAAGCCGCCGGCTGGCGCACGCTGCGCAACGTCTGCCGCGCCTTCGTCCTGCGCGCCGACCCCGCGCACATCGAAACCGTTGCCGAGAAATACGGCGAAATGGCACAAAACATGACCCACGAATGGGGCATCCTGTCCGCCGTCAACGGCAACGAAAGCGATACGCGCAACCGCCTGCTGGCGCAGTTTGCCGACAAGTTTTCAGACGACGCGCTGGTGATGGACAAATATTTCGCCCTCATCGGCTCAAGCCGCCGCAGCGACACCCTGCAGCAGGTTCAAACCGCCTTGCAGCATCCGAAATTCAGCCTCGAAAACCCCAACAAAGCCCGCTCGCTCATCGGCAGCTTCAGCCGCAACGTCCCGCATTTCCATGCAGAAGACGGCAGCGGCTACCGTTTCATCGCCGACAAAGTCATCGAAATCGACCGCTTCAACCCGCAGGTCGCCGCCCGCCTGGTGCAGGCGTTCAACCTCTGCAACAAGCTCGAACCGCACCGCAAAAACTTGGTGGAACAAGAATTGCAGCGCATTCGGGCGCAAGAAGGATTGTCGAAAGACGTAGGCGAAATCGTCGGCAAGATTTTGGATTGA
- a CDS encoding Na(+)-translocating NADH-quinone reductase subunit A encodes MIKIKKGLDLPIAGRPEQAVYDGPAITEVALLGEEYAGMRPSMKVKEGDAVKKGQVLFEDKKNPGVVFTAPASGKISAIHRGEKRVLQSVVIAVEGDDEIEFERYAPDALANLSGEEVRRNLIQSGLWTALRTRPFSKIPAVDAEPFAIFVNAMDTNPLAADPVVVIKEAAEDFRRGLLVLSRLTERKIHVCKAAGADVPSENAANIETHEFGGPHPAGLSGTHIHFIEPVGANKTVWTINYQDVIAIGRLFVTGRLNAERVVALGGPQVNKPRLLRTVLGAKVSQLTAGELVDADNRVISGSVLNGAIAQGAHDYLGRYHNQISVIEEGRSKELFGWVAPQPDKYSITRTTLGHFLKNKLFKFTTAVNGGDRAMVPIGTYERVMPLDILPTLLLRDLIVGDTDSAQALGCLELDEEDLALCSFVCPGKYEYGPLLRKVLETIEKEG; translated from the coding sequence ATGATTAAAATCAAAAAAGGCCTAGACCTGCCCATCGCGGGCAGACCGGAGCAAGCCGTTTACGACGGTCCGGCCATTACCGAAGTCGCGTTGCTTGGCGAAGAATATGCCGGTATGCGCCCCTCGATGAAAGTCAAGGAAGGCGATGCCGTCAAAAAAGGCCAAGTGCTGTTTGAAGACAAGAAAAATCCGGGCGTGGTGTTTACTGCGCCGGCTTCCGGCAAAATCTCCGCGATTCACCGCGGCGAAAAGCGTGTGCTTCAGTCGGTTGTGATTGCCGTTGAAGGCGATGACGAAATCGAGTTCGAACGCTATGCGCCCGATGCGTTGGCAAACTTAAGCGGCGAAGAAGTGCGCCGCAATCTGATTCAATCCGGTTTGTGGACTGCGCTGCGCACCCGTCCGTTCAGCAAGATTCCCGCTGTTGATGCCGAGCCGTTCGCCATTTTCGTCAATGCGATGGACACCAATCCGCTGGCGGCAGACCCTGTGGTCGTGATCAAAGAAGCAGCCGAGGATTTCAGACGAGGTTTGCTGGTGTTGAGCCGTCTGACCGAACGTAAAATCCATGTTTGTAAAGCAGCCGGTGCGGACGTGCCGTCTGAAAACGCCGCCAACATTGAAACACACGAATTCGGCGGCCCGCATCCCGCTGGTTTGAGCGGCACGCACATTCATTTCATCGAGCCTGTCGGCGCGAATAAAACCGTGTGGACCATCAATTATCAAGACGTGATTGCGATCGGACGTTTGTTCGTAACAGGTCGTCTGAACGCCGAGCGCGTGGTTGCCTTGGGCGGCCCGCAAGTCAACAAACCGCGCCTCTTGCGTACCGTTTTGGGTGCGAAGGTGTCGCAACTTACCGCCGGTGAATTGGTTGATGCGGACAACCGTGTGATTTCCGGTTCGGTATTGAACGGCGCGATTGCACAAGGCGCGCATGATTATTTGGGACGCTACCACAATCAGATTTCCGTCATCGAAGAAGGCCGCAGCAAAGAGCTGTTCGGCTGGGTTGCGCCGCAGCCGGACAAATACTCGATTACGCGTACAACCCTCGGTCATTTCCTGAAAAACAAACTCTTCAAGTTCACGACAGCCGTCAACGGCGGCGACCGCGCCATGGTTCCCATCGGTACTTACGAGCGCGTGATGCCGCTGGACATCCTGCCTACCTTGCTTTTGCGCGATTTAATCGTCGGCGATACCGACAGCGCGCAGGCTTTGGGTTGCTTGGAATTGGACGAAGAAGACCTCGCTTTGTGCAGCTTCGTCTGCCCGGGCAAATACGAATACGGCCCGCTGTTGCGCAAGGTGCTGGAAACCATTGAGAAGGAAGGCTGA